From the Scylla paramamosain isolate STU-SP2022 chromosome 15, ASM3559412v1, whole genome shotgun sequence genome, one window contains:
- the LOC135107272 gene encoding uncharacterized protein LOC135107272 — MDDLKRERANAKRRFTRKVGLFKDAHKRGDSTATLQVLYSEVCDSFKVVDVVNEKIIDLLDGSSSCQEYEDYIMELETIKCTLLETLKEKPKAVLAMKKIEPPKFGGSVRSFPSFIRDYTRLVESQHGEDPYVLRMSLEGEPRRLVEDLNDYKRMWERLNETYGPKFGGSVRSFPSFIRDYTRLVESQHGEDPYVLRMSLEGEPRRLVEDLNDYKRMWERLNETYGHEGKLIDSILGDIRSYKPISEGDDKRLIKLINTVEKVWLDVSNLNLTKELENVTVLTQVEKLLPSMLKKEWASKVQQVKTDKFKELVAFLTEHRKALEYLQDESRLGASKVTVHTTDVSNTKENDLLEVIKLLAVGQEKLQNQMSECLTNIAQVADGRYCSRNYTSKVNGVQKEKYCLVHDSESHHLQDCMTFKQWTAENQMDFLKQNRICFACLKRGHLSRDCDKQMPCRVKVKGDICGKHHHSILHPIFSSPYTSTMDVMSNHLTKKGAFLMTGFVDSGGVSVPTLYDAGSNISLITFRMAKQLGLKGTPIQLSVTKVGDHTEELDSFVYKMSLRDQTGKEKFVEVCGISEITGAHQQVNLSEIAKKFEVQEKDIQRPEGRIELLIGSDHCTLMPQVKKTIDNVQLMSNEFGFCIRGRLDDKGKGHSYCVQINHVSCNDTTDWHFRTKPNVGKLIENYFLNESLGTECNPKCGGCKCGKCSTKGNLTIKEEREKKLIEDGLTYDAKHQCWIAKYPWIYDPAKLPDNYPMAFARLKATEQRLMKMGSTQCVKYQEQIKDMLDRGVAEKLSKEENGS; from the coding sequence ATGGATGACTTGAAAAGGGAACGTGCTAATGCCAAGAGGAGATTCACCAGGAAGGTGGGACTCTTCAAGGATGCACACAAGAGAGGAGACTCCACAGCAACCCTACAAGTATTGTATAGTGAAGTTTGTGATTCTTTCAAAGTAGTGGATGTGGtgaatgagaaaattattgaccTTTTAGATGGTAGTTCATCTTGCCAAGAGTATGAAGACTATATCATGGAATTGGAAACTATAAAGTGCACTCTTCTtgagacattaaaagaaaaacctAAGGCTGTACTTGCCATGAAAAAAATTGAGCCTCCTAAATTTGGTGGATCTGTAAGGtcatttccctcatttattaggGATTATACAAGACTGGTTGAATCACAACATGGTGAGGATCCCTATGTACTCAGAATGTCACTAGAGGGGGAACCCAGGAGACTTGTAGAAGATTTAAATGATTACAAAAGAATGTGGGAGAGATTGAATGAAACATATGGTCCTAAATTTGGTGGATCTGTAAGGtcatttccctcatttattaggGATTATACAAGACTGGTTGAATCACAACATGGTGAGGATCCCTATGTACTCAGAATGTCACTAGAGGGGGAACCCAGGAGACTTGTAGAAGATTTAAATGATTACAAAAGAATGTGGGAGAGATTGAATGAAACATATGGTCATGAAGGAAAGTTAATTGATTCAATCTTGGGAGACATTAGGTCATATAAGCCAATAAGTGAAGGTGATGATAAACGGTTAATCAAGCTAATCAATACTGTAGAAAAGGTATGGTTAGATGTAAGCAACTTGAACCTAACAAAGGAGTTGGAGAATGTTACTGTCCTGACTCAAGTAGAAAAATTGTTACCCTCTATGTTGAAAAAGGAATGGGCTAGTAAAGTACAACAAGTGAAGACTGACAAGTTTAAAGAGTTGGTTGCATTCTTAACAGAGCATCGAAAAGCTTTAGAATACTTACAAGATGAGTCAAGACTTGGTGCGTCAAAGGTAACGGTGCATACCACTGATGTatcaaacacaaaagaaaatgacttaTTAGAAGTCATAAAACTGTTAGCTGTGGGACAAGAGAAACTACAAAACCAGATGTCAGAGTGTTTAACTAATATAGCTCAAGTAGCAGATGGAAGATATTGCAGTAGGAATTACACATCAAAAGTTAATGGTGTTCAGAAGGAGAAGTATTGTCTTGTTCATGATAGTGAATCTCATCACTTACAGGATTGTATGACATTTAAGCAATGGACAGCTGAAAATCAAATGgattttttaaagcaaaatAGAATTTGTTTTGCATGTCTCAAAAGAGGGCACCTATCTAGGGATTGTGATAAGCAAATGCCTTGTAGAGTAAAGGTAAAGGGAGACATTTGTGGTAAGCACCACCATTCAATTTTGCACCCTATATTTAGCAGTCCTTATACTTCTACAATGGATGTTATGAGTAACCATTTGACAAAGAAAGGTGCATTTTTGATGACTGGGTTTGTGGATAGTGGAGGTGTTTCTGTTCCCACATTATATGATGCAGGAAGTAACATCAGTCTGATCACTTTTAGAATGGCAAAGCAACTAGGACTCAAAGGTACTCCTATACAGCTTTCAGTGACAAAGGTCGGTGACCACACAGAAGAATTGGATAGTTTTGTTTATAAGATGTCCTTGAGGGATcaaacagggaaggaaaaatttgtTGAAGTTTGTGGAATTTCCGAAATAACTGGTGCTCATCAACAGGTGAATTTATCGGAAATTGCTAAGAAATTTGAAGTGCAAGAAAAGGATATCCAAAGGCCTGAAGGGCGTATAGAACTACTAATAGGATCTGATCACTGTACTTTAATGCCACAAGTTAAAAAAACCATAGATAATGTTCAGTTAATGTCAAATGAGTTTGGTTTCTGTATCAGAGGTAGATTGGATGACAAAGGAAAGGGACATAGCTATTGCGTGCAAATTAATCACGTGAGTTGTAATGACACCACAGATTGGCATTTCAGGACTAAACCTAATGTGGGCAAGTTGATAGAAAATTATTTTTTGAATGAAAGCTTAGGAACAGAATGCAATCCTAAGTGTGGAGGCTGCAAATGTGGAAAATGCTCAACCAAGGGAAATTTAAccattaaggaagaaagagagaagaaacttATTGAAGATGGATTAACTTATGATGCGAAACATCAGTGCTGGATAGCTAAGTATCCTTGGATTTATGATCCGGCTAAACTACCTGATAATTATCCTATGGCATTTGCTAGATTAAAGGCCACTGAACAGAGATTAATGAAGATGGGGTCGACCCAGTGTGTAAAGTATcaagaacaaataaaagacaTGTTGGATAGAGGAGTAGCGGAGAAATTATcaaaggaggagaatggaagttAG